ACCTCAATCTAATTATTATTTTTGGTGCAATTATTATTATCTCAATAATGAGAACTCATCTCAATAAAGACAATAATTCAGCTCAATGAGGGAGAATTAGTTACCGTAATGCTGAAAAAGGTTATTAATATTAGTTCTTGTCTGCCGGCTGCATAATTCAGTGCCTTGAGTCCCTGGACTATTTTATGCCGGATAATGTTGCGGCACAAAGTTGCCGGAATTCCTGGGGTTTTGTTCTGGCATATCTGCCGATGCCGGATAATACCGGTTATTTCTTCCCTGCTGCCGGTTAGGTGTGAGCGGGCCGGAGGTTTAAGGGACGGGTAACTTCAGAAGAGGTTTTGGGGGTTTTGGAAAGGCAGGGGGTTTTTGTTGACTGCCGGAGAGATGGATATGCTGGTGCATCTGGTGCTTCCGGTTCTGCTAGTTGTGCCGGATTAGTCCGGGAGCTGCTTTGGGCCGGAGTTTTAGAGGAGAGAGTTGGTTTTGATGTCTGCTTTTATCCGGTTGGGACTTTGGTTAGGGAAGAAGATTGAGGGGTTTTGGAGAGGTTGAGAGAAAATATGCCTCTAAAAAAGCTTTGAAATTTATTTGTCCAACGATTTAATTATCTCATCGGCCACTTTTAGGGAGTCTTTCAGATTTGATTCCAGATTATAAACTGGTTCATTATAATCGGCATCCTTTCGCCATTGATGAAGACGCAGTAATTTCCTTTTTATGTCGGGTTTTCCCTGTGACTGATAAAATTCTCTGATTAATTTATGGTCTGCTCCTGTATTTCTGGGAGCATATCCCATAGTATCTTTTGCATACCTGAGGGAATACCCAAATGCTGCATAATAGGCCCTGCTTATTGAGCATCTGTATGCCGCTTCCGGGGGTAAAGCTCCTTCTTCAGCCTGTGCCTTTAAAAATCTGGCAACATTCAGAAACTGAGACCAGCAAAACATCATACTCTATTCTGAGGGGGTTTATAATCGGTTGTCAAAAGAAGCCACCCTGACTGACCGGCCAGCTCACCCTCAAATTCATCACATATTATGTCCATTTTCTCTATGATGTCATCTGCGTAATTTTCCTGACGGATATATAATGTGAGATACTTGTCCTGACTTTCATCGTCATAATATAATTCAAGGGACACTTCGGAGTCCT
The sequence above is a segment of the Methanoplanus limicola DSM 2279 genome. Coding sequences within it:
- a CDS encoding HEPN domain-containing protein, giving the protein MMFCWSQFLNVARFLKAQAEEGALPPEAAYRCSISRAYYAAFGYSLRYAKDTMGYAPRNTGADHKLIREFYQSQGKPDIKRKLLRLHQWRKDADYNEPVYNLESNLKDSLKVADEIIKSLDK